The genomic interval TTGATGACCTGGAGCTTGTTGTCGCCGTATGACTTCAGGATGACGTCGAACTCGGTCTTCTCTTCCTCCTCAGGGGCTGCCGCCGGCGCCGCCGGCCCGACCGCAGGGGCCGCCACCGCCACCGGCGCGGCTGCGCTCACCCCGAACTCCTTCTCGAACGCCTTCACCAGTTCCGCCAGCTCCAGAACCGTCATGCCCTTGACAATCTCGAGGACCTGCTCGATCTTAGACATCTCATTCCCTCCCCACATGGTCTTAGACCCATCACGCGACCGCATCTTCCCTCTGCCGGCGCACCGCATCCAGCACGGTTACCATCCCGCGCAGCAGCCCGGCCAGGCATCCGGCCATGCCCGCCAGGGGTGCCTGCACGCCGCCCAGCACCCGGGCCAGGAGCACCTCGCGGGCGGGCAGCTCGGCCAGCCGGGCCACACCCTCCGCATCCACAACCTGCCCTTCCACCCAGGCGCCCTTGACAAGCGGCATCCTGAACTCGCGGATGAATCCCTGCAGCACGCGGGCGGCCACCACGGGATCCTGGTAAGAAAACGCCACTGCCGTGGGCCCTTCGAGATAAGGGTCCAGCCCCGTCGCCCCCACCTCGCGGGCCGCCAGGCGGAACAGGTTGTTCCGCACCACCCGGTATTCCACCCCCGCCTCCCGGAAGCGCCGGCGCAGTTCGGTCGTGCTCGCCACGTTCAGCCCCCGGTAGTCGGCCAGCACCACGCCCCGGCACCGGGCGAGCTTCTCCCTGAGGTTGACCACCGTCTCCACCTTCTCGGGTTTGGGCAATCATCTCCCCCCCCTTTCCGTTTCGCAGATTCTTCCGGCACCCGATGCGCACCCACAGGCCGCCGGGGGACGCACCCGCGAATCACGCGCCGTCAGATCGGCGACTCATGCACCGTCAAATCAGGCGGGCCCCCGCCGCCGCGCGAGGGCCCGCGAAAGATCCCGCTATCACCGATAGCGGACCCATCTCTCATGCACCCTCAGCCTCGGCAGGCGTCCTGCGGGGACCTTGAGG from Bacillota bacterium carries:
- the rplJ gene encoding 50S ribosomal protein L10 → MPKPEKVETVVNLREKLARCRGVVLADYRGLNVASTTELRRRFREAGVEYRVVRNNLFRLAAREVGATGLDPYLEGPTAVAFSYQDPVVAARVLQGFIREFRMPLVKGAWVEGQVVDAEGVARLAELPAREVLLARVLGGVQAPLAGMAGCLAGLLRGMVTVLDAVRRQREDAVA
- the rplL gene encoding 50S ribosomal protein L7/L12, with protein sequence MSKIEQVLEIVKGMTVLELAELVKAFEKEFGVSAAAPVAVAAPAVGPAAPAAAPEEEEKTEFDVILKSYGDNKLQVIKVVRELTGLGLKEAKDLVDAVPKPIKEKVSKEEAESVKKKITDVGGEVEIK